In one Fibrobacterota bacterium genomic region, the following are encoded:
- the coxB gene encoding cytochrome c oxidase subunit II codes for MRNTFFSLPQASAIAGKVDGLFLFLIGLTGLILLGISSAIVFLSWRYHKSREPDRSAPPPSHLLLEAAWTGIPLAVCAVIFIWGTKLYLDMHPLRGKARDVYVVGMQWMWKVQHPQGPREINSLHVPVGERIRLVLTSEDVIHSFYVPAFRIKQDAVPGMYTSLDFQAVRPGTYHLFCAEYCGSPHHSMGGEVVVMEPAAFEHWLATGGDRGPGASETLAQRGAAIFRAQGCSGCHGVSPTVRAPALEGLYGRSVPLQEGGLVLADEAYLRESIYFPQRKIAAGYAPVMPSFQGRINEEDMLALIAYLRSLGDARKNGEIQ; via the coding sequence ATGCGTAATACCTTCTTCTCCCTCCCCCAGGCTTCGGCCATCGCCGGCAAGGTGGATGGCCTGTTCCTGTTCCTGATCGGCCTCACGGGCCTGATCCTATTGGGAATTTCGTCGGCCATCGTCTTCCTGTCCTGGCGCTACCACAAGTCGCGCGAACCCGATCGCAGCGCGCCCCCGCCCAGCCATCTTCTCCTGGAGGCCGCTTGGACCGGCATTCCCCTCGCGGTCTGCGCCGTCATCTTCATTTGGGGCACCAAGCTTTACCTCGACATGCATCCTTTGCGCGGGAAGGCGCGGGATGTCTACGTGGTCGGCATGCAATGGATGTGGAAGGTCCAGCATCCCCAAGGCCCGCGCGAGATCAATTCCCTGCACGTGCCGGTCGGGGAGCGCATCCGCCTGGTGCTGACGTCCGAGGACGTCATCCACAGCTTCTACGTGCCCGCCTTCCGCATCAAGCAGGACGCCGTCCCGGGCATGTACACCTCCCTGGACTTCCAGGCGGTGCGCCCGGGAACTTACCATCTTTTCTGCGCCGAATATTGCGGAAGCCCCCATCATTCCATGGGCGGGGAGGTTGTCGTGATGGAACCGGCCGCCTTCGAGCATTGGCTGGCCACTGGAGGCGACCGGGGGCCGGGCGCCAGCGAAACCCTGGCCCAACGAGGCGCAGCAATCTTCCGAGCGCAAGGCTGCTCCGGCTGCCATGGCGTCTCCCCCACCGTCCGCGCGCCCGCGCTAGAGGGACTCTACGGCCGCAGCGTGCCTCTGCAAGAAGGAGGCCTAGTCCTCGCCGACGAAGCCTACCTCAGGGAATCGATCTATTTCCCGCAACGCAAAATCGCCGCCGGATACGCGCCGGTGATGCCCTCCTTCCAGGGCCGCATCAATGAAGAAGACATGCTGGCCCTGATCGCCTATTTGCGTTCCCTCGGGGA